In Brachyspira hampsonii, the following are encoded in one genomic region:
- a CDS encoding aldo/keto reductase: MEVKMPKIALGAWSWGAGLAGGDQVFGNSLFEEELKPVFDRAMSLGLNLWDTAAVYGEGTSERILGNFIKTLSNIDDIIISTKFTPQIAGKSDNPIQEMLDESKKRLHTDKIDIYWIHNPLDFRKWINYIIPIAKDKQVKNIGLSNFNMEQIKEAEEILAKEGLKISAIQNHFSLLDRFSENSGILKYSKDKGITFFSYMVLEQGALTGKYNISNPFKKDTARDKAYNSHLKELEALIEGLKTVGKKYNASPAQVSIAWAISKGTLPIIGVTKVHQVEEAKETINIILKEDEIKYLEKLADDTNIKTVRDWEENMK, from the coding sequence ATGGAAGTAAAAATGCCTAAAATAGCATTAGGAGCTTGGTCTTGGGGAGCAGGTTTAGCAGGAGGCGATCAAGTTTTTGGAAATAGTTTATTTGAAGAGGAATTAAAACCTGTATTTGATAGGGCAATGTCATTAGGGCTAAATTTATGGGACACTGCTGCTGTTTATGGAGAGGGTACTTCAGAGCGTATATTGGGTAATTTTATTAAAACTTTGTCAAATATAGATGATATCATAATCTCAACAAAATTTACTCCTCAAATAGCTGGAAAATCTGATAATCCTATTCAAGAAATGCTTGATGAAAGTAAAAAACGTCTTCATACTGACAAAATAGATATTTATTGGATTCATAACCCATTAGACTTTAGAAAATGGATAAATTATATAATACCAATAGCTAAAGATAAACAAGTAAAAAATATAGGGCTTTCAAATTTCAATATGGAACAAATTAAAGAAGCTGAAGAGATACTTGCAAAAGAAGGTTTAAAAATATCAGCTATTCAAAATCATTTTAGTCTATTAGATAGATTTTCTGAAAACTCTGGTATATTAAAATATTCTAAAGATAAAGGCATTACGTTTTTCTCTTATATGGTTTTAGAACAAGGAGCATTAACAGGAAAATATAATATTTCAAATCCATTCAAAAAAGATACTGCGAGAGATAAAGCTTACAATTCTCACTTAAAAGAATTAGAAGCATTGATTGAAGGCTTAAAAACTGTTGGAAAAAAATATAATGCAAGCCCCGCACAAGTTAGCATTGCTTGGGCTATATCTAAAGGAACATTGCCAATTATCGGAGTTACAAAAGTACATCAAGTTGAAGAAGCAAAAGAGACTATAAATATTATCTTAAAAGAAGATGAAATTAAATATTTAGAAAAATTGGCAGATGATACTAATATAAAAACAGTAAGAGATTGGGAAGAGAATATGAAATAG
- a CDS encoding flavodoxin family protein, translating to MKVLAINGSARKDGNTAILVNIIFEELNREGIETEMIQLARQVIEPCKACWGCAKKTNCVHRNDNFQEYFEKMKNADGIILASPVYSANISSNLQAFLERSSIISDMHRDKNLFKYKAGASVCALRRGGALNAIDAMNHFLIIQDMFLAGSSYWTFAFGKDIEDVKNDEEGIKTIKNLGENMAYLMKALDRR from the coding sequence ATGAAAGTATTAGCTATTAATGGAAGTGCGAGAAAAGATGGAAATACTGCTATTCTTGTAAACATAATATTTGAAGAACTTAACAGAGAAGGAATTGAAACCGAAATGATACAATTAGCAAGACAAGTGATAGAACCTTGTAAAGCATGCTGGGGCTGTGCTAAAAAAACTAACTGCGTGCATAGAAATGATAATTTTCAGGAATATTTTGAGAAGATGAAAAATGCCGATGGCATCATACTAGCATCTCCTGTTTATAGTGCGAATATTTCTTCTAATCTTCAGGCATTTTTAGAGAGGTCATCTATTATTTCTGATATGCATAGGGATAAAAACTTATTTAAATATAAAGCTGGTGCTTCTGTTTGTGCTTTGAGGAGAGGTGGGGCTTTGAATGCGATTGATGCTATGAATCATTTTTTAATTATTCAGGATATGTTTTTAGCAGGATCAAGCTATTGGACTTTTGCTTTTGGTAAAGATATTGAAGATGTAAAAAATGATGAAGAAGGAATAAAAACTATAAAAAATCTTGGTGAAAATATGGCTTATTTGATGAAGGCTTTAGATAGAAGATAA
- a CDS encoding MFS transporter, whose protein sequence is MPFAIFMLTFSAFGIGTSEYVIMGLLSEVARDLNISIPKAGTLVSMYAMGVVVGAPLLAILTMKLSRKITLIFLMIMFIVGNILCALAPNYNFLMAARVLAALCHGTFFGIASVVASDMAGENKRSQAIAIVFMGVSLANILGVPIGTHIGEQFGWRATFYLVSAIGVLAILALIVSIPSKLPMPSGDVISEFKILRHRRVFIPLLLSVLTSASLFTIFTYIDPILQKVTMVNKETVIKVLFYIGAGLTIGTFVGGKLGDKSLMKSLISIMILMIIIQIIMLYVNTKLIPMIIDLIAWSIGGFAICPMLQSLVVEQAKGAPNLASTFNQSSFNLGNAIGAKYGGILISFGVQYKDLSMYAAIIMIIAITLTLYFRHYIKHKVNNNN, encoded by the coding sequence ATGCCCTTTGCTATATTTATGCTTACTTTTTCTGCATTTGGTATTGGTACAAGTGAATATGTTATAATGGGGCTTCTCTCTGAAGTGGCCAGAGATTTAAATATAAGCATACCCAAAGCGGGAACTTTAGTTTCAATGTATGCTATGGGGGTTGTTGTAGGTGCTCCTCTGCTTGCAATACTAACAATGAAGCTTTCAAGAAAAATTACTTTAATCTTTTTGATGATTATGTTTATAGTTGGAAATATTTTATGTGCTTTAGCCCCAAATTATAATTTTTTAATGGCAGCTAGAGTGCTTGCTGCATTATGTCATGGAACTTTCTTTGGAATAGCTTCTGTTGTTGCTTCTGATATGGCTGGAGAAAATAAAAGATCTCAGGCTATTGCGATAGTATTTATGGGTGTAAGTTTAGCAAATATTTTGGGTGTTCCTATAGGCACTCATATAGGAGAGCAGTTTGGCTGGAGGGCTACTTTTTATCTTGTTAGTGCAATAGGAGTGCTTGCCATATTAGCATTAATTGTATCAATTCCTTCAAAATTGCCTATGCCTAGCGGGGATGTTATCAGTGAGTTTAAGATATTAAGACATAGAAGAGTTTTTATACCTCTATTATTATCAGTATTAACATCAGCTAGTTTATTTACAATATTTACTTATATAGACCCTATACTTCAAAAAGTTACTATGGTTAATAAAGAAACTGTTATAAAAGTATTATTTTATATTGGTGCTGGTCTTACTATAGGAACATTTGTAGGAGGAAAACTTGGGGATAAGAGTTTGATGAAATCTTTAATTTCAATAATGATTTTAATGATAATAATTCAAATTATAATGCTATATGTAAATACAAAACTTATACCTATGATAATAGATTTGATAGCTTGGAGTATAGGAGGATTTGCAATATGTCCTATGCTGCAGTCTTTGGTTGTAGAGCAGGCTAAAGGAGCACCGAATTTGGCTTCTACATTTAATCAAAGTTCTTTTAATTTGGGAAATGCTATTGGTGCTAAATATGGAGGAATATTAATTTCATTTGGAGTGCAGTATAAAGATTTATCTATGTATGCAGCAATAATAATGATTATAGCAATAACTCTCACTTTGTATTTCAGACATTATATTAAGCATAAAGTAAATAATAATAATTAG
- a CDS encoding protein-disulfide reductase DsbD family protein, producing the protein MNINQLKYIIILIFITACTSLAQNNNLMNLNAFDSLNKNAEITFTLITNNNQLIVKASIPNNYYAYLESSIANKILFFADNKQINTIYPKGEKYHDDIIIKGEQEFILKDVDINKINFIKSSYQLCSAKDNVCLQPQSKVIYGEEINIINNNITEEKPENASSIENYIKGSNNIFITLILIFAAGLASVLLPCTYPLLSITVSILGTTTNNKNNKKSSVLASLLFALGVITTYTLLGTVVSIAGFAFHKTILFGSIGYNPIVLTILVLLFLYFTFSMAGFYEIKAPSFLQSAKTNAYSKKNQSLFHKYIMGLLAGIVATPCAAPIIAVILEIGFLNPVFATLYMAVYALGFASVLFVLGTFASILTKMPKAGTWMVYVKYIFTFLMMIISFYYANILFGVLGFNKISYILASVTILVFAVLVYIIKNKSAMLSALELKTFFSVVIISIALGCTYGFIKQKSEVSNTISYSEALELSKQNNKPILIDFSAVWCANCYELKDKVFVNEELKKFIDDNLIFTEIDVDKYKNISDEYNVKWLPWIIVIDSDKNILYTKNSFSSFDDEMALSIKEDLEKIINK; encoded by the coding sequence ATGAATATAAATCAATTAAAATATATTATAATTCTAATTTTTATTACCGCATGTACTTCTTTAGCTCAAAATAATAATCTTATGAATTTAAATGCATTTGATAGCTTAAATAAAAATGCAGAAATAACTTTTACATTAATTACAAATAATAATCAATTAATAGTAAAGGCAAGTATACCAAATAATTATTATGCATATTTAGAGTCAAGCATAGCAAATAAAATACTATTTTTTGCAGACAATAAACAAATTAATACAATATATCCTAAAGGTGAAAAATATCATGATGACATTATAATAAAAGGCGAACAAGAGTTTATATTAAAAGATGTTGATATAAATAAAATTAACTTTATAAAATCTAGCTATCAACTATGTTCAGCAAAAGATAATGTATGTCTGCAGCCTCAAAGTAAAGTAATATACGGGGAAGAAATTAATATAATAAACAATAATATAACAGAAGAAAAACCAGAAAATGCCAGTTCTATAGAAAATTACATAAAAGGAAGCAATAATATATTTATAACATTGATTTTAATATTTGCAGCAGGGCTTGCATCTGTACTTTTACCTTGTACTTATCCGTTGCTCTCAATAACAGTGTCTATTTTAGGAACAACAACTAATAACAAAAACAATAAAAAATCAAGTGTATTAGCTTCTCTTTTATTTGCATTAGGAGTAATCACAACATATACTCTTTTGGGTACTGTAGTTTCTATTGCTGGATTTGCTTTTCATAAAACTATTCTTTTTGGAAGCATTGGATATAATCCTATTGTACTGACTATTTTAGTATTACTATTTTTGTATTTTACTTTTTCAATGGCAGGTTTTTACGAGATTAAAGCTCCTAGCTTTTTACAGTCAGCAAAGACAAATGCATACAGCAAAAAAAATCAGTCATTATTTCATAAATATATAATGGGGCTTCTTGCTGGAATAGTTGCTACGCCTTGTGCTGCTCCTATAATAGCGGTTATTTTAGAAATTGGTTTTCTTAATCCTGTATTTGCAACTTTATACATGGCTGTTTATGCTTTGGGTTTTGCTTCAGTATTATTTGTTCTTGGTACATTTGCTTCAATACTTACAAAAATGCCTAAAGCTGGAACTTGGATGGTATATGTTAAATATATTTTCACTTTCCTAATGATGATAATAAGTTTCTATTATGCTAATATACTTTTTGGAGTTTTGGGCTTTAATAAAATAAGTTATATATTAGCGTCTGTTACAATATTAGTATTTGCAGTATTAGTTTACATAATAAAAAATAAATCTGCTATGTTAAGTGCCTTAGAATTAAAAACATTTTTTTCTGTAGTCATTATATCAATAGCATTAGGATGCACTTACGGATTTATAAAACAAAAAAGCGAAGTTTCAAATACTATATCATACAGTGAAGCATTAGAGCTTTCAAAACAAAACAACAAACCAATACTAATAGATTTCTCTGCTGTTTGGTGTGCTAATTGTTATGAGCTTAAAGATAAAGTATTTGTTAATGAAGAGCTTAAAAAGTTTATAGATGATAATTTAATTTTCACTGAAATTGATGTTGATAAATACAAAAATATTTCTGATGAATATAATGTTAAATGGCTTCCTTGGATAATAGTAATAGACAGTGATAAAAACATATTATACACAAAGAATTCATTTTCAAGTTTTGATGATGAAATGGCTTTGAGTATAAAAGAAGATTTAGAGAAAATAATTAATAAATAA
- a CDS encoding AIPR family protein, whose product MNKLENQILKKHLIELSNKKEIQNFLEQRKIKGDNIIPYCFNIYTLQNYIGNYSVEILNDITDGPNDNNIDIFYIDDDDYDDIIINLFQVKYHNDQNLSSTIGSRDINDFLNSIKKIFIDKKLNSVNFNDFFSKKYKQFEDLPIEKVHFNLFLVTNGNDITDLDKIKLSEFQEEHSNLFEINVITESRFFLNKNKLTNRTHILNLNTKDCITINTGILSYIVNVNTYEICKLYSEIGDDILNKNIRKLLKTSLNKEIEKSIINDPEMFWYKNNGISIICKRAEKKTLKGQTIMELEDPYIVNGGQTSKILYNIFKKDETNEIFVTSSILLRIYQTTDDQKIEQIVIGTNNQNKITMFDLKSNIKNLKTLKEYFAIKNISLIIERNSEENLLEKHIISEKLLQIYCSIYMDIPHEAKRAKNYLVNKYYSEVYKRDDIYNDLLISFYIYDCIIEKYQNSNYEHVPHSLYSVLFFMTKILPELKKNFDENKTIEIFNIAMDKINNIVQQYRNDNIKTFTYTNFFKSQKSTEIILEYIK is encoded by the coding sequence ATGAATAAATTAGAAAATCAAATATTAAAAAAACATTTAATAGAACTAAGTAATAAAAAAGAAATTCAAAATTTTTTAGAGCAAAGAAAAATAAAAGGAGATAATATAATTCCATATTGTTTTAATATATATACCCTACAAAATTACATAGGAAATTACTCTGTAGAAATATTAAATGATATAACAGATGGTCCAAATGATAATAATATAGATATTTTTTATATAGATGATGATGATTATGATGATATAATTATAAATTTATTTCAAGTAAAATATCATAATGATCAAAATTTATCATCAACTATAGGATCAAGGGATATAAATGATTTTTTAAATAGTATCAAAAAAATATTCATTGATAAAAAATTAAATAGTGTAAATTTTAATGATTTTTTTTCAAAAAAATATAAACAATTTGAAGATTTACCCATTGAAAAAGTGCATTTTAATTTATTTCTTGTTACAAATGGTAATGATATAACAGATTTAGATAAAATTAAATTATCAGAATTTCAGGAAGAACATTCTAATTTATTTGAAATAAATGTAATTACTGAATCAAGATTTTTCCTAAATAAAAATAAATTAACCAATAGAACACACATTTTAAATTTAAATACAAAAGATTGTATAACTATAAACACAGGTATATTATCATATATAGTTAATGTTAATACATATGAAATTTGTAAATTATATTCAGAAATTGGAGATGATATTTTAAATAAAAATATAAGAAAATTGTTAAAAACAAGTTTAAATAAAGAAATAGAAAAAAGTATAATAAATGATCCTGAAATGTTTTGGTATAAAAATAATGGTATATCTATTATATGTAAAAGAGCCGAGAAAAAAACTTTAAAAGGACAAACAATTATGGAATTAGAAGATCCATATATAGTTAATGGGGGACAAACAAGTAAAATACTATACAATATTTTTAAAAAAGATGAAACAAATGAAATATTTGTAACTTCTTCTATATTGCTAAGAATATATCAAACAACAGATGATCAAAAGATAGAACAAATAGTAATAGGAACAAATAATCAAAACAAAATTACAATGTTTGATTTGAAATCAAATATAAAAAATTTAAAAACATTAAAAGAATATTTTGCGATTAAAAATATATCATTAATAATTGAAAGGAATTCTGAAGAAAACTTATTAGAAAAACACATAATATCTGAAAAATTACTTCAAATATATTGTTCTATATATATGGATATACCACATGAGGCTAAAAGAGCAAAAAATTATTTAGTTAATAAATACTATTCTGAGGTATATAAAAGAGATGATATATATAATGATTTATTAATATCTTTTTACATATATGACTGTATAATTGAAAAATACCAAAATTCAAATTACGAACACGTTCCGCATTCTTTGTATTCCGTTTTATTTTTTATGACAAAAATCTTACCAGAACTAAAAAAAAATTTTGATGAAAATAAAACAATAGAAATATTTAATATTGCTATGGATAAAATTAATAACATAGTACAACAATATAGAAATGATAATATAAAAACTTTTACATACACTAATTTTTTTAAATCTCAAAAATCCACAGAAATAATATTAGAATATATCAAATGA
- a CDS encoding ankyrin repeat domain-containing protein, with translation MKKIILMISLSILISCSNKSNNTQNNTTVNNNTNIIVNNNIPQNTNQIINQQTTETRKKKIEFKNIYPIKPYTEEEIDEILYKTIDTELANYGISDNSKKERREEEKQRMQNIKDLLLKGINSEDEDGNSILMLMQKLDYRNYAYNDLVKWLVEHGISLDDTKILNYNYTDNMIDYLLESGVNFDYNTVYNKIDLKNNNYNLISKLIKKLESAGYYFSDIDYQLQSDLLFQSILADNLDLVILFLKLGSDINSINRMRDGYVGTPLMYSAYYEKYNIMDYLKEKNADITIHCFQDTEELESIHNDSHISFVLMENFPVLNPTNLINTVITVNNNADLMIRILNKISQTFKFADTSYIYSPASQTEFTNNNEKYILIQSHILNEEYVENLISMEKYVHDFEVNDKYFNYVTIWKRDKNDENKAEFITGFYPMQNDNYSKTYDIASSGNYVTIEATDDGTYYYTFIIENNDFYLDKFSFSKYNISDNNKKEEEHYYNYKTDAAKFNHTSRIKAIDLERVFFNNLIEEYNK, from the coding sequence ATGAAAAAAATTATATTAATGATATCTTTAAGTATTTTAATAAGCTGTAGTAACAAATCTAATAACACACAAAACAATACAACAGTTAATAACAATACAAATATAATAGTAAATAATAATATTCCTCAAAATACAAATCAAATTATAAATCAGCAAACAACTGAAACAAGAAAGAAAAAAATAGAATTTAAAAATATATATCCTATCAAACCATATACAGAAGAAGAAATTGATGAAATATTATACAAAACCATTGACACAGAATTAGCAAATTATGGAATATCTGATAATTCTAAAAAAGAAAGAAGAGAAGAAGAAAAACAAAGAATGCAGAATATTAAAGATTTACTTTTGAAAGGGATAAATAGCGAAGATGAAGATGGAAACAGTATATTAATGCTAATGCAGAAACTTGACTATAGAAATTATGCTTATAATGATTTAGTAAAATGGCTTGTTGAACATGGCATTAGTTTAGATGATACTAAAATACTAAATTATAATTATACTGATAATATGATAGATTATTTATTAGAATCAGGAGTTAATTTTGATTATAATACAGTGTATAATAAAATTGACTTAAAAAATAATAATTATAATTTAATATCAAAATTGATTAAAAAGTTAGAATCTGCAGGTTATTATTTTTCTGATATAGATTATCAATTACAAAGTGATTTATTATTTCAGTCCATTTTAGCTGATAATTTGGATTTAGTAATATTATTTTTAAAACTTGGTTCTGATATTAATTCCATAAACAGAATGAGAGATGGTTATGTGGGAACTCCTTTAATGTATAGTGCCTATTATGAAAAGTATAATATTATGGATTATTTAAAAGAGAAAAATGCGGATATTACTATTCACTGCTTTCAAGATACAGAAGAATTAGAAAGTATCCATAATGATAGCCATATATCTTTTGTATTGATGGAAAATTTTCCTGTTTTAAATCCTACAAATTTAATTAATACTGTTATCACTGTAAATAATAATGCAGATTTGATGATAAGAATATTAAATAAAATATCTCAAACTTTTAAATTTGCAGATACAAGCTATATTTATTCACCTGCCTCACAAACTGAATTTACAAATAATAATGAAAAATATATTTTAATACAAAGTCATATATTAAATGAAGAATATGTAGAAAATCTTATATCAATGGAAAAATATGTACATGATTTTGAAGTAAACGATAAATATTTTAATTATGTAACTATATGGAAAAGAGATAAAAACGATGAAAATAAAGCAGAGTTTATAACAGGCTTTTATCCAATGCAAAATGATAACTACTCAAAAACTTATGATATTGCCTCATCAGGAAATTATGTCACAATAGAAGCAACAGATGATGGTACATATTATTATACATTTATAATAGAAAATAATGATTTTTATTTAGATAAATTTTCTTTCTCTAAGTATAATATATCAGATAATAACAAAAAAGAAGAAGAGCATTATTATAATTATAAAACAGATGCTGCTAAATTTAATCATACTAGCAGAATAAAAGCTATTGATTTAGAAAGAGTTTTTTTTAATAATTTAATAGAAGAATACAATAAATAA
- the rpiB gene encoding ribose 5-phosphate isomerase B, whose protein sequence is MKIAIGCDHSALELKKEIIKYLEELGHEVKDFGTNSTESIDYPIYGKKVADEVASGRYEGGVLICGTGIGISLAANKVKGIRAAVCSEPYSAKLSKQHNNSNIIAFGARVVGIDLAKMIVKEWLDAEFEGGRHARRVGMITKIENGEEI, encoded by the coding sequence ATGAAAATTGCTATTGGATGTGATCATTCAGCTTTAGAATTAAAAAAAGAGATTATTAAATATTTAGAAGAATTAGGACATGAAGTAAAAGATTTTGGTACTAATAGTACAGAAAGTATTGATTATCCTATATATGGAAAAAAAGTTGCTGATGAGGTAGCAAGCGGAAGATATGAAGGCGGTGTTTTAATATGCGGTACAGGTATTGGTATATCATTAGCGGCAAATAAAGTTAAAGGTATAAGGGCAGCAGTATGCAGTGAGCCTTATTCTGCTAAACTTTCCAAACAGCATAACAATTCCAATATAATAGCATTCGGAGCTAGGGTTGTAGGTATTGATTTAGCTAAAATGATAGTAAAAGAATGGCTTGATGCAGAATTTGAAGGCGGACGCCATGCCAGAAGGGTAGGTATGATTACAAAAATAGAGAATGGCGAGGAAATTTAA
- a CDS encoding acyl-[acyl-carrier-protein] thioesterase translates to MYEMKTIVGTSQIDKDGLLKASSIFDMMQDCSFFQLDSDIELTEYFNENNISMFLVSRQVDIYKLPKYSDKVTIRTYVYECNEAYGYRNTFIYDENDNELAVCYAIGGFVDLSSGALIRVPSSFIENYKFDEKQEMNYLPRKIKADNSLLEEVDRFKVKKYCIDDNNHVNNARYIDMAIDYVDDYYKRIRIEYRVPAALGNIIVVKKAVIDDKILLKFDSEDNKTYAILEFSYRL, encoded by the coding sequence ATGTACGAAATGAAAACTATTGTAGGTACAAGCCAAATTGATAAAGATGGACTTCTTAAAGCTTCATCTATATTTGATATGATGCAGGATTGTTCTTTTTTTCAATTAGATTCTGATATAGAACTTACTGAATATTTTAATGAAAATAATATAAGCATGTTTTTAGTATCAAGACAAGTTGATATATATAAACTTCCTAAATACAGTGATAAGGTAACCATACGAACCTATGTATATGAATGCAATGAGGCTTATGGGTATAGGAATACTTTTATATATGATGAAAATGATAATGAACTTGCGGTTTGCTATGCTATTGGCGGATTTGTAGATTTATCAAGCGGAGCTTTAATTAGAGTACCTTCTTCATTTATAGAAAATTATAAATTTGATGAAAAACAAGAAATGAATTATCTTCCTAGGAAAATAAAGGCTGATAATTCTTTATTAGAAGAAGTTGATAGATTTAAAGTTAAAAAATATTGTATAGATGATAATAATCATGTTAATAATGCCAGATATATTGATATGGCAATAGACTATGTTGATGATTATTATAAAAGAATAAGAATAGAATATAGAGTACCTGCTGCATTGGGGAATATTATAGTTGTAAAGAAGGCTGTAATTGATGATAAGATTTTATTAAAGTTTGATAGTGAAGATAATAAAACTTACGCTATATTGGAGTTTTCTTATAGATTATAA
- a CDS encoding ankyrin repeat domain-containing protein: protein MKNFISIIAAFILITAIISCGNDNSGNTEQTENTQTNQTQTNEQVYINPTTTNENHNTDIDINKTKHTNEYIQGTELDPIATGYSKIDEILNEYKYKAPIYEISKLLAEEGLEGKITEMTNFGDKYIYKVDKDSTPLFLAVQFGYNDLAKELIKEGADVNARANDMETEDGLDMLYYAVENNNVEMSKILIDEGLDAGRNYGYEYPYYLTDAAINNNNLDMLKILLQSGDIDLESSLIPDAIEENNIEMVKYLISIGQDVNAQIFADGGWINSPMKVAAQNGNIEIAKLLIDEGANLNSSDDYIYNAIDYGNYDIAKLLIDNDVFNLNTNTTKEQAIELAKKQKYYEMEKLLSSEDSNNIDGYDELMNAISKGDMKALEKLIKDDTDLNKQYDKITPLNLAAARNDKEMVKFLVEKGADINLEDGYGYTPLMKAIDYYNVGLAKNIIDLKPDLNAICSATGDTPLTYLVNANKYGGGADLCYYMIKNGADINKKNKEGNTPLMIAAASYNYGIVGVLVNMGADYNIKNKEGKTAIDIASARDDTSALHHMTNPSDLEHYLSY from the coding sequence ATGAAAAATTTTATTTCTATAATTGCAGCATTTATTTTAATTACTGCTATAATTTCATGTGGCAACGATAACAGCGGTAATACTGAACAAACAGAAAATACTCAAACTAATCAAACTCAAACAAATGAACAAGTATATATCAATCCAACAACTACAAATGAAAATCATAATACAGATATTGATATTAATAAAACTAAACATACTAATGAATATATTCAAGGTACAGAGTTAGATCCTATAGCTACAGGATATAGTAAAATAGATGAAATACTTAATGAATATAAATATAAAGCACCAATATATGAAATATCAAAATTATTAGCAGAGGAAGGATTAGAAGGAAAAATCACTGAAATGACAAATTTTGGTGATAAATATATATATAAAGTAGATAAAGATTCTACTCCTTTGTTTTTGGCAGTACAATTCGGATACAATGATTTGGCAAAAGAGCTTATAAAAGAAGGTGCTGATGTTAATGCCAGAGCAAACGATATGGAAACAGAAGACGGTCTTGATATGCTTTATTATGCTGTTGAAAATAATAATGTTGAAATGAGTAAAATCTTAATTGATGAAGGACTTGATGCAGGCAGAAATTATGGTTATGAATATCCTTATTATTTAACAGATGCTGCAATAAACAATAATAATCTTGATATGCTTAAAATACTTCTACAAAGCGGAGATATTGATTTGGAATCAAGCTTAATTCCTGATGCCATAGAAGAAAATAATATAGAAATGGTTAAATATTTAATATCTATAGGACAAGATGTAAATGCTCAAATATTTGCAGATGGAGGTTGGATTAATTCTCCTATGAAAGTAGCAGCTCAAAATGGTAATATAGAAATAGCTAAACTTTTAATTGATGAAGGTGCCAATTTAAACTCAAGTGATGATTATATATATAATGCAATAGATTATGGTAATTATGATATAGCTAAATTATTAATAGATAATGATGTTTTTAATCTTAATACTAATACAACTAAAGAACAAGCTATAGAATTAGCAAAGAAGCAAAAATATTATGAAATGGAAAAATTATTATCAAGCGAAGATTCAAATAATATAGACGGATATGATGAATTAATGAATGCTATATCTAAAGGCGATATGAAAGCATTAGAAAAACTTATAAAAGATGATACTGATTTAAATAAACAATATGATAAGATTACACCTCTTAATTTAGCTGCTGCTAGAAATGATAAAGAAATGGTGAAATTTTTAGTAGAGAAAGGTGCTGATATAAATTTAGAAGATGGATACGGATATACTCCTTTAATGAAAGCAATAGATTATTATAATGTGGGTTTAGCTAAAAATATTATTGATTTAAAGCCTGATTTAAATGCTATATGTTCAGCAACAGGAGATACTCCTTTAACATATTTAGTAAATGCCAACAAGTACGGCGGCGGAGCGGATCTTTGTTATTATATGATAAAAAATGGTGCTGATATAAATAAAAAGAATAAAGAAGGAAATACTCCATTAATGATTGCAGCTGCAAGTTATAATTATGGTATTGTTGGAGTTCTTGTAAATATGGGGGCTGATTATAATATTAAAAACAAAGAAGGAAAAACAGCCATTGATATTGCTTCAGCTAGAGATGATACATCAGCGCTTCATCACATGACTAATCCAAGCGATTTAGAACATTATCTTAGTTATTAA